The proteins below are encoded in one region of Ochotona princeps isolate mOchPri1 chromosome 24, mOchPri1.hap1, whole genome shotgun sequence:
- the POM121C gene encoding nuclear envelope pore membrane protein POM 121C isoform X1 yields the protein MSPAAGGERRRPPLASARSGRGGSGWGRVGPAGAALLGLSLLGLALYLVPAAAALAWLAVGATAAWWGWSREPRGPRAAAGPGRHARRPRTLAASPPAKPSVNGDVLEPRTLLEGPDPAELLLLGGYLGKPGPPRDGPARSPLVPARRAAPSYPVLSSPVLPPSRRPAHRGSGLLANRFIITPRRRYPIQQPQYSLLGALPTVCWNGCPKKTVLSARNSKMVCSPVTVRIAPPDSKPSRPPPPGWTFSSTVSSPSISAPDPCAKETVLNALKERKKRTMEEEDPIALDGLENKRRRHDSSGSGHSAFEPLVANGVPAAFVPKPGSLKRGLNSQNADDHSSKRSRTSSVSSLASTCAGGVPSSSRNAISSSYSSTRGFPQPWKKSGPPASPFSSPASSRSQTPERPAKKTREEEPPQHSSSSPPLVTDKESQGEGAADATPWKKQNSESSPLAHGSTGQRKRKIQLLPSRRGEQLTLPPPPQLGYSVTAEDFDMEKKASLQWFNKALEDKTDTTSDTAAENPPTTQAPLTFSLPAISTSASPASLPTAPSTNPLLESLKKMQGTPGPPAATEPAAAATALTPSPPKLPSLLAPATCAPPEPLADTSSDSKPAAPLLRLSPASATTPVADATKSPSVAPQAEPPAKAPSPTASKLLDMLGSSPAQPASPEAPARAAASPVFKPIFSAPLKSENESPVVTAAAPASTAAPTATSSASSPTFEPIFSSMGLSAPIPLATPFSFKQTTTAATTPASAAPLFSGLAAATSTVASATVVSSSADSAKPVFGFGLGAVTSAPSSMASSSTTASTTMAQPFLFGAPPASGASLTPSMGSIFQFGKPAVPTSTTVTTTFGQSLASTAPTATSSTAGFSGFGSLTTSASAASSQPTLTFSTTSQAFNIPFGSAAKPSLPSFTGTNPQPAFGATDGQQQQGAAKPTLAPSFGSSFSFGAPAPAPSTTPGLAPAQPAFGSTVQSSFGGLKNTATAFGTAATTQPAFGSGSTVFSFGASTTTGFGASTPTTSSGTSSTVFGSTTLSPFTFGSPAAPAAGGGFGLNVGTPGASSTSGAFSFGAGQSGTTGTATPFGGALSQNSLGTPNQTTPFAFNMASTPESKPVFGGASTPTFGQNASTPGAVTAGSSLSFGASSTPTQGFVGMGPFGSAAPSFSIGAGSKTPGARQRLQARRQHTRKK from the exons ATGTCTCCGGCGGCTGGAGGCGAGCGGCGGCGGCCGCCCCTGGCGAGCGCCCGGAGCGGCCGGGGCGGCTCGGGCTGGGGCCGCGTTGGGCCGGCCGGGGCGGCGCTCCTGGGCCTGTCGTTGCTCGGCCTGGCGCTGTACTTGGTGCCGGCGGCGGCCGCGCTGGCCTGGCTGGCCGTGGGGGCGACCGCGGCCTGGTGGGGATGGAGCCGGGAACCCCGCGGTCCGCGCGCCGCAGCCGGCCCGGGGCGACACGCGCGGAGGCCGCGGACGTTGGCCGCCTCGCCCCCGGCCAAGCCGAGCGTCAACGGCGACGTGCTGGAGCCGCGGACCTTGCTCGAGGGCCCCGACCCCGCCGAGCTGCTGCTCCTGGGCGGGTACCTGGGCAAGCCCGGCCCGCCGCGGGACGGCCCCGCGCGCTCCCCTCTGGTCCCGGCCCGGCGCGCGGCGCCCAGCTACCCGGTCCTGTCCTCCCCGGTCCTCCCGCCTTCCCGGAGACCCGCCCACAG GGGCAGCGGGCTTTTAGCAAATCGTTTCATAATCACACCGCGGAGGCGCTACCCGATCCAGCAGCCGCAGTACTCGCTGCTGGGGGCGCTCCCCACCGTGTGCTGGAATGGGTGTCCCAAGAAGACCGTGCTGTCAGCTCGCAATTCCAAGATGGTGTGTAGCCCCGTGACTGTGCGCATCGCCCCTCCTGACAGCAAGCCAAGCCGGCCCCCGCC CCCGGGGTGGACATTCAGCTCTACCGTGTCCTCGCCATCCATTAGCGCCCCAGACCCGTGTGCCAAGGAGACTGTGCTGAATGCCctcaaggagaggaagaagaggaccaTGGAGGAGGAAGACCCAATAGCTCTGGATGGCCTGGAAAATAAAAGGAG GCGCCATGACAGCAGCGGGAGTGGCCATTCCGCCTTCGAGCCCCTGGTGGCCAATGGAGTCCCCGCTGCTTTTGTGCCTAA GCCTGGGTCTCTGAAGAGAGGTCTCAATTCCCAAAATGCAGACGACCACTCGAGTAAGAGGTCACGCACCTCCTCCGTGAGCTCCCTGGCTAGCACATGCGCCGGGGGCGTCCCCAGCTCCAGCCGCAACGCCATCAGCAGCTCCTACAGCTCCACCCGTGGCTTCCCACAG CCATGGAAGAAGAGCGGTCCTCCGGCATCCCCCTTCTCTAGCCCTGCTTCCTCCCGCTCCCAGACGCCTGAGAGGCCAGCCAAGAAAACCAG GGAGGAAGAACCGCCTCAGCATTCCAGCTCGTCACCCCCGCTGGTGACGGACAAGGAGTCCCAGGGCGAAGGGG CTGCAGATGCAACCCCATGGAAGAAGCAGAACTCGGAGAGCTCTCCCTTGGCGCATGGCAGCACTGGCCAGCGGAAGCGCAAAATCCAGCTGCTACCCTCCCGGCGCGGGGAGCAGCTGACCCTG CCTCCTCCGCCACAGCTGGGTTACTCTGTCACTGCAGAGGACTTCGACATGGAGAAGAAAGCTTCCTTGCAGTGGTTCAACAAGGCGCTGGAGGACAAGACCG ACACCACCTCTGACACGGCAGCTGAAAACCCACCCACCACCCAGGCACCTCTTACCTTCTCCCTGCCTGCCATCAGCACCTCGGCCTCCCCGGCCAGCCTCCCCACTGCCCCAAGCACCAACCCGCTGCTGGAGAGTCTGAAGAAGATGCAGGGTACCCCCGGGCCGCCGGCCGCAACAG AACCTGCTGCTGCGGCCACCGCACTAACCCCTTCACCTCCGAAGTTGCCCAgcctcctggcccctgccacctgtgcgcCGCCAGAGCCCCTGGCAGACACGTCCTCGGACTCTAAGCCCGCAGCCCCTCTCCTGAGGCTGAGCCCTGCTTCTGCCACAACTCCTGTCGCTGATGCCACCAAGTCCCCTTCTGTGGCCCCTCAGGCCGAGCCACCTGCCAAAGCCCCATCGCCCACAGCCAGCAAATTGCTGGACATGCTGGGCTCCTCACCCGCTCAGCCTGCCTCGCCTGAGGCTCCTGCCAGAGCTGCGGCCTCTCCCGTGTTCAAGCCCATCTTCTCGGCACCACTGAAAAGCGAGAATGAGAGCCCCGTGGTCACAgccgcagcacctgccagcaccgcTGCCCCCACTGCCACGAGCAGCGCCTCCAGCCCCACCTTCGAGCCCATCTTCAGCAGCATGGGGCTGTCTGCTCCCATACCCTTGGCCACTCCCTTCTCCTTTAAGCAGACCACCACGGCAGCCAccaccccagcctctgctgcccctcTCTTctctggcctggctgctgccacctCCACTGTGGCCTCTGCCACCGTAGTCAGCTCATCTGCAGACTCCGCGAAGCCCGtgtttggctttggccttggcgcCGTGACGAGCGCTCCTAGCAGCAtggccagcagcagcaccacagccTCCACCACCATGGCGCAGCCTTTCCTGTTTGGGGCTCCCCCTGCCTCAGGTGCCAGCTTGACCCCCTCCATGGGCTCCATATTCCAGTTTGGCAAGCCTGCCGTGCCCACCTCCACCACAGTCACCACCACCTTTGGCCAGTCCCTTGCCAGTACTGCCCCCACGGCCACCAGCAGCACGGCAGGGTTCAGCGGCTTTGGCTCACTCACCACCTCAGCCTCCGCCGCCTCCAGCCAGCCCACACTGACCTTCAGCACCACCAGCCAGGCCTTCAACATTCCCTTCGGCTCGGCCGCCAAGCCCTCTCTCCCGTCGTTCACGGGAACCAACCCCCAGCCTGCGTTTGGGGCCACTGatggccagcagcagcagggggctGCAAAGCCAACCCTGGCCCCGAGCTTCGGCAGCTCATTTTCCTTcggggccccagccccagccccgagCACCACACCCGGGCTGGCCCCTGCCCAGCCAGCTTTTGGCAGCACTGTGCAGTCCTCCTTCGGTGGCCTGAAAAACACAGCCACCGCCTTCGGCACCGCTGCCACCACCCAGCCGGCCTTTGGGAGCGGCAGCACGGTGTTCTCCTTTGGGGCGTCCACCACCACGGGCTTCGGGGCGTCCACCCCAACCACCAGCAGCGGGACCAGCAGCACGGTGTTTGGCAGCACAACTCTGTCGCCCTTCACGTTCGGGAGCCCGGCTGCCCCGGCTGCCGGCGGTGGCTTTGGGCTCAATGTGGGCACCCCAGGTGCCAGCTCCACCTCGGGAGCCTTCAGCTTCGGGGCTGGACAGAGTGGGACCACAGGCACTGCCACCCCCTTTGGGGGGGCCTTGAGTCAGAACAGCCTGGGGACCCCCAACCAGACTACCCCATTTGCCTTCAACATGGCTAGCACGCCCGAGAGCAAGCCCGTGTTTGGAG GTGCCTCCACGCCCACCTTTGGGCAGAACGCCTCTACCCCTGGAGCTGTCACAGCGGGCAGCAGCTTGTCCTTCGGGGCGTCCTCAACCCCTACCCAGGGTTTTGTCGGCATGGGACCTTTTG GGTCGGCGGCCCCTTCCTTCtccattggtgcagggtccaagacccCAGGGGCCCGACAGCGCCTGCAGGCTCGGAGGCAGCACACGCGCAAGAAATAG
- the POM121C gene encoding nuclear envelope pore membrane protein POM 121C isoform X2, translated as MSRGSGLLANRFIITPRRRYPIQQPQYSLLGALPTVCWNGCPKKTVLSARNSKMVCSPVTVRIAPPDSKPSRPPPPGWTFSSTVSSPSISAPDPCAKETVLNALKERKKRTMEEEDPIALDGLENKRRRHDSSGSGHSAFEPLVANGVPAAFVPKPGSLKRGLNSQNADDHSSKRSRTSSVSSLASTCAGGVPSSSRNAISSSYSSTRGFPQPWKKSGPPASPFSSPASSRSQTPERPAKKTREEEPPQHSSSSPPLVTDKESQGEGAADATPWKKQNSESSPLAHGSTGQRKRKIQLLPSRRGEQLTLPPPPQLGYSVTAEDFDMEKKASLQWFNKALEDKTDTTSDTAAENPPTTQAPLTFSLPAISTSASPASLPTAPSTNPLLESLKKMQGTPGPPAATEPAAAATALTPSPPKLPSLLAPATCAPPEPLADTSSDSKPAAPLLRLSPASATTPVADATKSPSVAPQAEPPAKAPSPTASKLLDMLGSSPAQPASPEAPARAAASPVFKPIFSAPLKSENESPVVTAAAPASTAAPTATSSASSPTFEPIFSSMGLSAPIPLATPFSFKQTTTAATTPASAAPLFSGLAAATSTVASATVVSSSADSAKPVFGFGLGAVTSAPSSMASSSTTASTTMAQPFLFGAPPASGASLTPSMGSIFQFGKPAVPTSTTVTTTFGQSLASTAPTATSSTAGFSGFGSLTTSASAASSQPTLTFSTTSQAFNIPFGSAAKPSLPSFTGTNPQPAFGATDGQQQQGAAKPTLAPSFGSSFSFGAPAPAPSTTPGLAPAQPAFGSTVQSSFGGLKNTATAFGTAATTQPAFGSGSTVFSFGASTTTGFGASTPTTSSGTSSTVFGSTTLSPFTFGSPAAPAAGGGFGLNVGTPGASSTSGAFSFGAGQSGTTGTATPFGGALSQNSLGTPNQTTPFAFNMASTPESKPVFGGASTPTFGQNASTPGAVTAGSSLSFGASSTPTQGFVGMGPFGSAAPSFSIGAGSKTPGARQRLQARRQHTRKK; from the exons GGGCAGCGGGCTTTTAGCAAATCGTTTCATAATCACACCGCGGAGGCGCTACCCGATCCAGCAGCCGCAGTACTCGCTGCTGGGGGCGCTCCCCACCGTGTGCTGGAATGGGTGTCCCAAGAAGACCGTGCTGTCAGCTCGCAATTCCAAGATGGTGTGTAGCCCCGTGACTGTGCGCATCGCCCCTCCTGACAGCAAGCCAAGCCGGCCCCCGCC CCCGGGGTGGACATTCAGCTCTACCGTGTCCTCGCCATCCATTAGCGCCCCAGACCCGTGTGCCAAGGAGACTGTGCTGAATGCCctcaaggagaggaagaagaggaccaTGGAGGAGGAAGACCCAATAGCTCTGGATGGCCTGGAAAATAAAAGGAG GCGCCATGACAGCAGCGGGAGTGGCCATTCCGCCTTCGAGCCCCTGGTGGCCAATGGAGTCCCCGCTGCTTTTGTGCCTAA GCCTGGGTCTCTGAAGAGAGGTCTCAATTCCCAAAATGCAGACGACCACTCGAGTAAGAGGTCACGCACCTCCTCCGTGAGCTCCCTGGCTAGCACATGCGCCGGGGGCGTCCCCAGCTCCAGCCGCAACGCCATCAGCAGCTCCTACAGCTCCACCCGTGGCTTCCCACAG CCATGGAAGAAGAGCGGTCCTCCGGCATCCCCCTTCTCTAGCCCTGCTTCCTCCCGCTCCCAGACGCCTGAGAGGCCAGCCAAGAAAACCAG GGAGGAAGAACCGCCTCAGCATTCCAGCTCGTCACCCCCGCTGGTGACGGACAAGGAGTCCCAGGGCGAAGGGG CTGCAGATGCAACCCCATGGAAGAAGCAGAACTCGGAGAGCTCTCCCTTGGCGCATGGCAGCACTGGCCAGCGGAAGCGCAAAATCCAGCTGCTACCCTCCCGGCGCGGGGAGCAGCTGACCCTG CCTCCTCCGCCACAGCTGGGTTACTCTGTCACTGCAGAGGACTTCGACATGGAGAAGAAAGCTTCCTTGCAGTGGTTCAACAAGGCGCTGGAGGACAAGACCG ACACCACCTCTGACACGGCAGCTGAAAACCCACCCACCACCCAGGCACCTCTTACCTTCTCCCTGCCTGCCATCAGCACCTCGGCCTCCCCGGCCAGCCTCCCCACTGCCCCAAGCACCAACCCGCTGCTGGAGAGTCTGAAGAAGATGCAGGGTACCCCCGGGCCGCCGGCCGCAACAG AACCTGCTGCTGCGGCCACCGCACTAACCCCTTCACCTCCGAAGTTGCCCAgcctcctggcccctgccacctgtgcgcCGCCAGAGCCCCTGGCAGACACGTCCTCGGACTCTAAGCCCGCAGCCCCTCTCCTGAGGCTGAGCCCTGCTTCTGCCACAACTCCTGTCGCTGATGCCACCAAGTCCCCTTCTGTGGCCCCTCAGGCCGAGCCACCTGCCAAAGCCCCATCGCCCACAGCCAGCAAATTGCTGGACATGCTGGGCTCCTCACCCGCTCAGCCTGCCTCGCCTGAGGCTCCTGCCAGAGCTGCGGCCTCTCCCGTGTTCAAGCCCATCTTCTCGGCACCACTGAAAAGCGAGAATGAGAGCCCCGTGGTCACAgccgcagcacctgccagcaccgcTGCCCCCACTGCCACGAGCAGCGCCTCCAGCCCCACCTTCGAGCCCATCTTCAGCAGCATGGGGCTGTCTGCTCCCATACCCTTGGCCACTCCCTTCTCCTTTAAGCAGACCACCACGGCAGCCAccaccccagcctctgctgcccctcTCTTctctggcctggctgctgccacctCCACTGTGGCCTCTGCCACCGTAGTCAGCTCATCTGCAGACTCCGCGAAGCCCGtgtttggctttggccttggcgcCGTGACGAGCGCTCCTAGCAGCAtggccagcagcagcaccacagccTCCACCACCATGGCGCAGCCTTTCCTGTTTGGGGCTCCCCCTGCCTCAGGTGCCAGCTTGACCCCCTCCATGGGCTCCATATTCCAGTTTGGCAAGCCTGCCGTGCCCACCTCCACCACAGTCACCACCACCTTTGGCCAGTCCCTTGCCAGTACTGCCCCCACGGCCACCAGCAGCACGGCAGGGTTCAGCGGCTTTGGCTCACTCACCACCTCAGCCTCCGCCGCCTCCAGCCAGCCCACACTGACCTTCAGCACCACCAGCCAGGCCTTCAACATTCCCTTCGGCTCGGCCGCCAAGCCCTCTCTCCCGTCGTTCACGGGAACCAACCCCCAGCCTGCGTTTGGGGCCACTGatggccagcagcagcagggggctGCAAAGCCAACCCTGGCCCCGAGCTTCGGCAGCTCATTTTCCTTcggggccccagccccagccccgagCACCACACCCGGGCTGGCCCCTGCCCAGCCAGCTTTTGGCAGCACTGTGCAGTCCTCCTTCGGTGGCCTGAAAAACACAGCCACCGCCTTCGGCACCGCTGCCACCACCCAGCCGGCCTTTGGGAGCGGCAGCACGGTGTTCTCCTTTGGGGCGTCCACCACCACGGGCTTCGGGGCGTCCACCCCAACCACCAGCAGCGGGACCAGCAGCACGGTGTTTGGCAGCACAACTCTGTCGCCCTTCACGTTCGGGAGCCCGGCTGCCCCGGCTGCCGGCGGTGGCTTTGGGCTCAATGTGGGCACCCCAGGTGCCAGCTCCACCTCGGGAGCCTTCAGCTTCGGGGCTGGACAGAGTGGGACCACAGGCACTGCCACCCCCTTTGGGGGGGCCTTGAGTCAGAACAGCCTGGGGACCCCCAACCAGACTACCCCATTTGCCTTCAACATGGCTAGCACGCCCGAGAGCAAGCCCGTGTTTGGAG GTGCCTCCACGCCCACCTTTGGGCAGAACGCCTCTACCCCTGGAGCTGTCACAGCGGGCAGCAGCTTGTCCTTCGGGGCGTCCTCAACCCCTACCCAGGGTTTTGTCGGCATGGGACCTTTTG GGTCGGCGGCCCCTTCCTTCtccattggtgcagggtccaagacccCAGGGGCCCGACAGCGCCTGCAGGCTCGGAGGCAGCACACGCGCAAGAAATAG
- the NSUN5 gene encoding 28S rRNA (cytosine-C(5))-methyltransferase, translating to MGLYAAAASVLAGVDSRQGSAKGLVYASGFQNVKQLYALVCETQRYSAVLDAVIASAGLLRAEKKLRPHLAKVLVYELLLGKGFRGGGGRWKSLLRRHQARLKAELARLKVRRGVSRNEDLVAAGGSQPGAASQVPRFVRVNTLKTHTEDAVDYFKRQGFSYQGRASGLDDLRTLQGKCFLLDSLLPELLVFPAHTDLHQHPLYQAGHLILQDKASCLPATLLAPPPGSHVIDACAAPGNKTSHLAALMKNQGKIFAFDHDAKRLASMGTLLARAGVSCCELAEKDFLTVSPSDERYQKVQYILLDPSCSGSGMVTRQLEQPGEGPPSKERLQALAGFQLRALCHALAFPALQRLVYSTCSLCQEENEDVVQAALEQSAGAFRLAPALPAWPQRGLSTFPEAHHCLRACPESTLTGGFFVAVFEREEVPR from the exons ATGGGGCTGTACGCGGCCGCGGCGTCCGTGCTGGCCGGGGTGGACAGCCGCCAGGGTTCCGCCAAGGGGCTGGTGTACGCCAGCGGCTTCCAG AACGTGAAGCAGCTGTACGCGCTGGTGTGCGAGACGCAGCGCTACTCCGCCGTGCTGGACGCCGTGATCGCCAGCGCCGGCCTGCTCCGCGCCGAGAAGAAGCTGCGGCCGCACCTGGCCAAG gtgCTGGTGTATGAGTTGTTGCTGGGCAAGGGTTTCCGCGGGGGTGGCGGCCGATGGAAGTCTCTGCTGCGGAGGCACCAAGCACGGCTCAAGGCcgagctggccaggctgaaggtccGGCGGGGCGTGAGCAGGAATGAGGACCTAGTGGCCGCTGGGGGGTCCCAGCCTGGAGCAG CCTCGCAGGTGCCGCGGTTTGTGCGCGTGAACACCCTCAAGACCCACACTGAAGATGCGGTGGATTACTTCAAAAGACAAGGCTTCTCCTACCAGGGTCGGGCCTCTGG CCTCGACGACTTGAGGACTCTGCAGGGGAAATGCTTCCTCCTGGACTCCCTGCTGCCTGAGCTGCTGGTGTTCCCTGCCCACACAGACCTGCACCAGCACCCGCTCTACCAGGCTGGCCACCTCATCCTCCAGGACAAG gccagctgcctcccagccacGCTGCTGGCTCCCCCGCCGGGGTCCCACGTCATTGATGCCTGTGCCGCCCCTGGCAATAAGACCAGTCACTTGGCAGCTCTTATGAAGAACCAAGG GAAGATCTTTGCTTTCGACCATGATGCCAAGCGGCTGGCATCCATGGGCACGCTGCTGGCCCGGGCTGGTGTGTCCTGCTGCGAGCTAGCCGAGAAGGACTTCCTGACGGTCTCGCCCTCCGACGAGCGCTACCAGAAGGTCCAGTACATCCTGCTGGACCCCTCCTGCAGTGGCTCCG GCATGGTGACCCGACAGTTGGAGCAGCCCGGGGAGGGACCCCCCAGCAAGGAGCGCCTGCAGGCACTGGCGGGGTTCCAGCTGCGTGCCCTGTGCCACGCACTTGCCTTCCCTGCCCTGCAGCGCCTTGTCTACTCCACATGCTCGCTGTGCCAGGAGGAAAATGAGGACGTGGTACAAGCTGCCCTGGAGCAGAGTGCAGGCGCCTTCAG GCTGGCCCCCGCACTGCCTGCCTGGCCTCAGCGGGGCCTCAGCACGTTCCCAGAGGCCCACCATTGCCTCCGCGCCTGCCCTGAGAGTACGCTCACTGGGGGCTTCTTTGTTGCTGTGTTCGAACGGGAAGAAGTGCCCAGGTGA